A portion of the Rhodococcus pseudokoreensis genome contains these proteins:
- a CDS encoding AAA family ATPase, with protein MDRALPTTKPFFASVDDVIARLAETGYLSDKGTATAVFLADRLGKPLLIEGPAGVGKTELARAVAETTGAELVRLQCYEGVDEARALYEWNHAKQILRIQAGSDHSWDATKADVFSEEFLLSRPLLTAIRREDPTVLLIDETDKADVEIEGLLLEVLSDFAVTVPELGTITATRKPFVVLTSNATRELSEALKRRCLFLHLDFPDAELERRILASRVPELPEAVAEQLVKTIRVLRGMQLKKLPSVAETIDWGRTLLALGLDTLDDDAVRATLGVVLKHQSDQLRAAAELRLN; from the coding sequence GTGGACCGCGCACTGCCCACCACGAAGCCGTTCTTCGCCAGCGTCGACGACGTCATCGCTCGGCTCGCCGAAACCGGTTACCTGTCCGACAAGGGCACCGCGACCGCGGTGTTCCTCGCCGACCGGCTCGGAAAGCCCCTGCTCATCGAGGGTCCCGCCGGAGTCGGCAAGACCGAACTCGCCCGCGCCGTCGCCGAGACCACCGGCGCCGAACTGGTGCGGTTGCAGTGCTACGAGGGCGTCGACGAGGCCCGCGCCCTGTACGAGTGGAATCACGCGAAGCAGATCCTGCGCATCCAGGCGGGCAGCGACCACAGCTGGGACGCCACCAAGGCGGACGTCTTCTCCGAGGAGTTCCTGCTGTCGCGGCCGCTGCTGACCGCCATCCGGCGCGAAGACCCGACGGTGCTGCTGATCGACGAGACCGACAAGGCCGACGTCGAGATCGAGGGCCTGCTCCTCGAGGTACTCAGCGATTTCGCGGTCACCGTCCCCGAACTGGGCACCATCACCGCCACGCGCAAGCCGTTCGTCGTCCTCACCTCGAACGCCACCCGCGAACTGTCGGAGGCGCTCAAGCGCCGCTGCCTGTTCCTGCATCTCGACTTCCCCGACGCCGAACTCGAGCGGAGGATCCTCGCGAGCCGGGTGCCGGAACTACCCGAGGCGGTGGCCGAGCAGCTGGTCAAGACGATCCGTGTGCTGCGCGGCATGCAGCTGAAGAAGCTGCCGTCGGTGGCCGAGACCATCGACTGGGGTCGCACGCTGCTGGCGCTCGGGCTCGACACCCTCGACGACGACGCCGTGCGCGCCACGCTGGGTGTGGTTCTCAAACACCAATCCGACCAGCTGCGGGCCGCTGCCGAGCTGCGACTGAACTGA
- a CDS encoding vWA domain-containing protein, translating into MAAGGPLASRSKPGGPAAPHGLPGHLVDFVEALRRRGITVGPSETVDAGQVMSVLDLLDRESLREGLACALLRRPTHRPTFDALFELWFPAAVGNRAAGAIDTSLPRNAKGDIDYEALRELIVDLLTDGSPEAIKLTELLTAQMVEELGQYQSANGPSFSAYQALRDVAPETLLKKILDGLLGNQQDTGARTTESYESEVAKRTAAQRIADFRKMIEKETRRRSAENLGKERVASYGVPRLAEEVDFLRASDAELTALKRNVTPLARLLASRLAVRRSRASAGSIDLRRTLRKSMSTGGVPIDLVQRKPRRARPELVVMCDVSGSVAGFSHFTLLLVHALREQFSRVRVFAFIDTTDEVTRFFDAGADLGSAMSRMIREADLVGYDGHSDYGNAFGVFAERFTQSITSRTSLLVLGDGRNNYRDPNLEALARLVSVAKHAHWLNPEPRGQWGSGDSAAKVYNEVISMHECRSAQQLASVVAGLLPV; encoded by the coding sequence ATGGCTGCTGGTGGTCCCCTCGCGTCCCGGTCGAAGCCGGGCGGTCCCGCGGCGCCACACGGGCTGCCGGGGCATCTCGTCGACTTCGTCGAAGCGCTACGGCGGCGCGGGATCACGGTCGGACCGTCCGAGACGGTCGACGCCGGACAGGTGATGTCGGTCCTCGACCTGCTGGACCGCGAATCCCTGCGGGAGGGCCTGGCGTGCGCGTTGCTGCGGCGGCCCACCCACCGGCCCACCTTCGACGCGTTGTTCGAACTCTGGTTCCCGGCGGCGGTCGGGAACCGGGCGGCCGGGGCGATCGACACGAGCCTGCCGCGGAACGCGAAGGGTGACATCGACTACGAGGCGCTGCGCGAGCTGATCGTCGACCTCCTCACCGACGGGTCGCCGGAGGCGATCAAGCTCACCGAGTTGCTGACCGCGCAGATGGTCGAGGAACTGGGGCAGTACCAGTCGGCGAACGGCCCGTCGTTCTCCGCCTACCAGGCGCTGCGGGACGTCGCACCGGAAACCCTGCTGAAGAAGATCCTCGACGGACTCCTCGGCAATCAGCAGGACACCGGGGCCCGGACGACGGAGAGCTACGAATCCGAGGTGGCCAAGCGCACCGCCGCCCAGCGGATCGCCGACTTCCGCAAGATGATCGAGAAGGAGACACGGCGCCGGTCGGCCGAGAACCTCGGCAAGGAGCGGGTGGCGTCGTACGGCGTCCCCCGACTGGCCGAGGAAGTCGACTTCCTGCGCGCCTCGGACGCCGAGCTGACCGCGCTGAAACGCAACGTCACCCCGCTGGCCAGGCTGCTCGCCAGCCGGCTGGCCGTGCGACGCAGCAGGGCGAGTGCCGGTTCGATCGACCTGCGCCGGACCCTGCGCAAGTCGATGTCCACCGGCGGCGTGCCCATCGACCTCGTCCAGCGCAAACCCCGGCGGGCGCGCCCCGAACTCGTCGTGATGTGCGACGTGTCGGGTTCGGTCGCGGGATTCAGCCACTTCACGCTGCTGCTCGTCCACGCGCTGCGCGAACAGTTCTCCCGGGTGCGGGTGTTCGCGTTCATCGACACCACCGACGAGGTCACCCGCTTCTTCGACGCGGGAGCCGACCTCGGCAGCGCCATGTCGCGGATGATCCGGGAAGCCGACCTGGTCGGCTACGACGGGCACTCCGACTACGGCAACGCGTTCGGGGTGTTCGCCGAGCGGTTCACCCAGAGCATCACGTCCCGCACATCCCTGCTGGTGCTCGGCGACGGTCGCAACAACTACCGCGACCCGAACCTGGAGGCACTGGCCCGACTCGTGTCGGTGGCGAAGCACGCGCACTGGCTCAACCCCGAGCCCCGCGGACAGTGGGGATCGGGCGACTCGGCGGCCAAGGTGTACAACGAGGTCATCAGCATGCACGAATGCCGATCCGCTCAGCAGCTGGCGTCGGTGGTCGCCGGATTGCTGCCGGTATGA
- the rsfS gene encoding ribosome silencing factor, translated as MSATTEAIEMARIAAVAADEKLASDVVVLDVSEQLVITDCFVIASAPNERQVNAIVENIEDRLREAGHKPVRREGTREGRWALLDFVDVVIHVQHNEERNFYALDRLWKDCPAVPVEGIGQHGPAGANGAGAPEAAGAGAAETGESEL; from the coding sequence GTGAGCGCAACGACCGAAGCCATCGAGATGGCACGCATCGCGGCAGTGGCTGCCGACGAGAAGCTGGCCTCCGATGTGGTGGTGCTCGATGTTTCAGAGCAGCTGGTCATCACCGACTGCTTCGTCATCGCCTCCGCCCCCAACGAGCGCCAGGTGAACGCGATCGTCGAGAACATCGAGGATCGGCTGCGTGAGGCAGGTCACAAGCCGGTGCGGCGCGAGGGCACCCGCGAAGGCCGTTGGGCACTGCTCGATTTCGTGGACGTCGTCATCCACGTCCAGCACAACGAGGAACGCAACTTCTACGCCCTCGACCGGCTGTGGAAGGACTGCCCGGCCGTGCCGGTGGAGGGTATCGGCCAGCACGGCCCGGCCGGCGCGAACGGTGCGGGCGCCCCCGAGGCTGCCGGTGCGGGCGCCGCAGAGACTGGGGAGTCCGAGCTGTGA
- a CDS encoding NADH:flavin oxidoreductase/NADH oxidase produces the protein MSVLFEPITFRGITVPNRVWMAPMCQYSADVTGSDVGVPNDWHRTHLVTRAIGGAGLILTEATAVSPEGRISPADLGIWNDTQTEAFAQINAQLEDYGAVPGIQLGHAGRKGSAHVPWRGGRSLDDDDRLSWRTVAPSAIGFGDRTPPAAATAEDIRKVVADFAAAAERASRAGFKVVEIHAAHGYLLHQFLSPVSNHRTDEYGGSFAGRIRLLLEVVEAVRGVWPAELPVFVRVSATDWLSEEPGLDADSWTPDQTVALVQALADLGVDLVDVSSGGVASARIPVGPGYQVPFARRIQNETLLPAAAVGLITEPEQAEQIVESGEAVAVFLGRELLRDPYWPRKAARTLNAQVTPQIPAQYARAF, from the coding sequence GTGAGCGTGTTGTTCGAACCCATCACCTTCCGCGGAATCACCGTCCCCAATCGAGTGTGGATGGCGCCGATGTGCCAGTACTCGGCCGACGTGACCGGCAGCGACGTGGGGGTGCCCAACGACTGGCACCGGACGCACCTCGTGACGCGGGCCATCGGCGGTGCGGGCCTGATCCTCACCGAGGCGACGGCCGTCAGCCCGGAGGGCCGCATCAGCCCCGCCGACCTCGGCATCTGGAACGACACCCAGACCGAGGCCTTCGCGCAGATCAACGCGCAGCTCGAGGACTACGGCGCGGTACCCGGCATCCAGCTCGGGCACGCCGGGCGCAAGGGGTCTGCGCACGTCCCGTGGCGCGGCGGAAGGAGCCTCGACGACGACGATCGGTTGTCGTGGCGGACGGTGGCGCCGAGCGCGATCGGTTTCGGCGACCGCACCCCGCCGGCGGCGGCGACGGCAGAGGACATCCGGAAGGTGGTCGCGGATTTCGCCGCCGCCGCCGAGCGGGCGTCGCGCGCAGGCTTCAAGGTGGTGGAAATCCATGCGGCACACGGCTATCTGCTGCACCAGTTCCTCTCCCCGGTCAGCAATCACCGCACCGACGAGTACGGCGGCAGCTTCGCGGGCCGCATCCGTCTCCTGCTGGAGGTCGTCGAGGCGGTGCGCGGCGTGTGGCCGGCCGAACTGCCGGTCTTCGTGCGGGTCTCGGCCACCGACTGGTTGTCCGAGGAGCCCGGGCTCGACGCGGACAGCTGGACGCCGGACCAGACCGTCGCCCTCGTGCAGGCGCTCGCCGACCTGGGCGTGGACCTCGTCGACGTCTCCAGCGGCGGCGTCGCGTCCGCGCGGATCCCGGTCGGTCCCGGCTACCAGGTTCCGTTCGCCCGCCGCATCCAGAACGAGACCCTGCTTCCCGCCGCCGCGGTCGGGCTCATCACCGAGCCGGAGCAGGCCGAGCAGATCGTGGAGTCGGGAGAGGCCGTCGCCGTGTTCCTCGGACGGGAACTGCTCCGGGACCCGTACTGGCCGCGAAAAGCGGCACGCACATTGAATGCCCAGGTGACACCGCAGATTCCGGCGCAGTACGCCCGCGCGTTCTGA
- a CDS encoding MFS transporter, with amino-acid sequence MNAPDHSITSAEVAESPDVTVTDEASVKRAVKATMLGNAMEWFDFGVYAYLATTIGKVFFPEASGTAQLLSTFAIFAAAFVVRPLGGLFFGPLGDRIGRKKVLATTIILMAGSTFAIGLIPSYGSIGLAAPILLVLFRLVQGFSTGGEYGGASTFVAEYAPDKRRGFFASFLEFGTLAGYVAAAGLVTIISTVVSADALVDWAWRIPFLLAGPLGLIGLYLRLRLEETPAFQQMEQAEERSLADESTGRKLRETLVENWRPLVLCVILVATYNIAHYGLLSYMPTYLSNTLGYDESHGLVLMIIVMLIMMVAISFVGKLSDRVGRKPLLLAGFVGFFALSLPAYLLIGVGHYFTVFLGLAILGGLLLLFVGVFPSVLPALFPTGIRYGGLAIGYNLAVSIFGGTTPLVLTALQDATGSDLVAPMYMMGAAVVGGIAVLLISETARKPLEGSPPAVSTDAEARRILKRLRRKSEASAASAQETAAADAG; translated from the coding sequence ATGAATGCACCAGATCACTCGATCACGTCGGCCGAGGTGGCCGAATCACCTGATGTCACGGTCACCGACGAAGCCTCCGTCAAACGCGCCGTCAAGGCCACCATGCTCGGTAACGCCATGGAGTGGTTCGACTTCGGCGTGTACGCCTACCTGGCGACCACGATCGGCAAAGTCTTCTTTCCCGAGGCCAGCGGCACCGCACAGCTGCTGTCGACGTTCGCGATCTTCGCCGCGGCCTTCGTCGTCCGCCCCCTCGGTGGTCTGTTCTTCGGTCCGCTCGGCGACCGGATCGGTCGCAAGAAGGTGCTCGCCACCACGATCATCCTGATGGCGGGCAGCACGTTCGCCATCGGCCTGATCCCGAGTTACGGATCCATCGGGCTCGCCGCACCGATCCTGCTGGTGCTGTTCCGGCTCGTGCAGGGATTCTCCACGGGCGGCGAGTACGGCGGCGCCAGCACGTTCGTCGCCGAGTACGCACCGGACAAGCGCCGCGGGTTCTTCGCGAGCTTCCTCGAATTCGGCACCCTCGCCGGGTATGTGGCGGCCGCGGGACTGGTCACCATCATCAGCACTGTGGTGAGCGCCGACGCCCTGGTCGACTGGGCGTGGCGGATTCCGTTCCTGCTCGCCGGTCCGCTGGGCCTGATCGGCCTTTACCTGCGGTTGCGGCTCGAGGAGACGCCCGCATTCCAGCAGATGGAGCAGGCCGAAGAGCGTTCGCTCGCAGACGAATCCACGGGACGCAAACTGCGCGAGACGCTGGTGGAGAACTGGCGTCCACTGGTGCTGTGCGTGATCCTGGTCGCCACCTACAACATCGCGCACTACGGTCTGCTCAGTTACATGCCGACGTACCTGTCGAACACGCTCGGCTACGACGAATCACACGGTCTCGTCCTCATGATCATCGTGATGCTCATCATGATGGTGGCGATCAGCTTCGTCGGAAAGCTGTCCGACCGGGTCGGTCGTAAACCCTTGCTGCTGGCCGGTTTCGTGGGGTTCTTCGCGTTGTCACTGCCGGCGTACCTGCTGATCGGGGTCGGCCACTACTTCACCGTCTTCCTCGGCCTCGCGATCCTCGGCGGCCTGCTGCTGCTGTTCGTCGGCGTGTTCCCGTCCGTGCTTCCCGCACTGTTCCCGACCGGGATCCGCTACGGCGGCCTGGCGATCGGATACAACCTCGCAGTGTCGATCTTCGGTGGCACCACTCCCCTGGTGCTCACGGCGCTGCAGGATGCGACGGGCAGCGACCTCGTCGCGCCGATGTACATGATGGGTGCGGCGGTCGTCGGCGGGATCGCGGTGCTGCTCATCTCGGAGACCGCCCGCAAGCCCCTCGAGGGCTCGCCGCCCGCCGTGTCCACGGACGCCGAGGCGCGGCGCATCCTGAAGCGTCTCCGCCGCAAGAGCGAGGCCTCCGCCGCGTCCGCACAGGAGACGGCGGCCGCCGACGCGGGCTAG
- the nadD gene encoding nicotinate-nucleotide adenylyltransferase → MEQGATGARRRRLGVMGGTFDPIHHGHLVAASEVADRFSLDEVVFVPTGRPWQKQGKGVSPAEDRYLMTVIATASNPRFSVSRVDVDREKVTYTVDTLRDLRSYHPNAELYFITGADALASILSWQDWEELFSLAKFVGVSRPGFDLNTEHLAGHLDALPEDAVTLIEIPALAISSTECRRRASRHRPVWYLVPDGVVQYISKRNLYRPPDSERLDGATTMSEPAPDKTKS, encoded by the coding sequence GTGGAACAGGGAGCAACGGGCGCGCGTCGGCGCCGCCTGGGAGTCATGGGCGGCACCTTCGACCCCATTCATCACGGTCACCTGGTGGCCGCCAGCGAGGTGGCCGACCGATTCAGCCTCGACGAGGTGGTCTTCGTACCCACCGGCAGGCCGTGGCAGAAGCAGGGCAAGGGCGTCAGCCCGGCCGAGGACCGGTACCTGATGACGGTCATCGCCACCGCGTCGAACCCGCGGTTCTCGGTCAGCCGGGTGGACGTCGACCGCGAGAAGGTCACCTACACCGTCGACACCCTGCGGGATCTGCGCAGCTACCACCCGAACGCCGAGCTGTACTTCATTACCGGTGCGGACGCCCTGGCGAGTATCCTGTCCTGGCAGGACTGGGAGGAACTGTTCTCGCTGGCGAAGTTCGTCGGGGTGTCGCGTCCGGGATTCGATCTCAACACCGAACATCTGGCCGGGCACCTGGATGCGTTGCCGGAGGACGCGGTCACGCTGATCGAGATCCCGGCTCTGGCGATCTCCTCGACGGAATGTCGGCGGCGCGCCAGTCGCCATCGTCCTGTGTGGTACCTCGTGCCGGACGGTGTGGTCCAGTACATCTCCAAACGGAACCTGTACCGGCCACCGGACTCCGAGCGCCTCGACGGCGCGACGACGATGTCCGAACCGGCCCCGGACAAGACCAAGAGTTAG
- a CDS encoding histidine phosphatase family protein produces MTDAPRAPRRLILLRHGQTEYNADNRMQGQLDTELSELGRSQARAAATALVGRRPISIVSSDLRRAYDTAVEVGDNAGLPVQIDERLRETHLGDWQGLTHLDVDARAPGARAAWRGDATWAPPGGESRIDVARRSKPVVAELVEKHEDWAEKPVVLVAHGGLIAALTAALLDLPVDRWPVLGGLGNTSWVQLSAYGNPDSLSWRLDVWNASASVASDVL; encoded by the coding sequence GTGACGGATGCTCCCCGTGCCCCGCGGCGGCTGATACTGCTCCGCCACGGACAGACCGAGTACAACGCCGACAACCGCATGCAGGGCCAGCTCGACACCGAACTGTCGGAGCTGGGGCGGTCGCAGGCGCGCGCCGCCGCCACCGCGCTCGTCGGTCGCCGACCGATCTCCATCGTGTCCTCCGATCTGCGGCGGGCCTACGACACCGCCGTGGAGGTCGGCGACAACGCCGGACTGCCGGTGCAGATCGACGAACGCCTCCGTGAGACGCATCTCGGCGACTGGCAGGGGCTCACCCACCTCGACGTCGACGCGCGCGCACCCGGCGCCCGCGCCGCATGGCGCGGGGACGCGACGTGGGCACCGCCCGGCGGCGAGAGCCGCATCGACGTCGCCCGCCGCAGCAAGCCGGTGGTCGCGGAACTGGTCGAGAAGCACGAGGACTGGGCCGAGAAGCCGGTGGTCCTGGTTGCTCACGGCGGATTGATCGCCGCGCTGACCGCCGCTCTGCTGGATCTGCCCGTCGACCGCTGGCCGGTGCTGGGCGGGCTGGGCAACACCAGCTGGGTGCAGCTGAGTGCGTACGGGAACCCCGATTCGCTCAGCTGGCGGCTCGACGTGTGGAACGCTTCCGCGAGTGTGGCCAGTGACGTCCTCTGA
- a CDS encoding glutamate-5-semialdehyde dehydrogenase, producing the protein MTAVTSTSSAGATVDTREAVHAAARRARTASRVLALLTTAQKDAALHAAADAVLAASTDILAANAADIEAARASGTEDSLLDRLRLTAERIEGIASGLRQVAGLPDPVGEVVRGSTLPNGLELRQLRVPLGVVGMVYEARPNVTVDAFGLALKSGNAALLRGSSSAAKSNAALVVALRAALAAQQLPEDAVQLLPSEDRSSVTHLIQARGLVDVVIPRGGAGLISAVVRDATVPTIETGVGNCHVYVHAAADLEMAERILLNSKTRRPSVCNTAETVLVDAAIAETAVPKLLQALQMHSVTVHGDLPGLVPATESDWSEEYLTLDVALKVVDDLNAAVEHIDRYGTGHTEAIVTSDLAAAREFTARVDAAAVMVNASTAFTDGEQFGFGAEIGISTQKLHARGPMGLPELTSTKWIVWGDGHTRPV; encoded by the coding sequence ATGACTGCAGTGACTTCCACCTCGTCGGCCGGTGCCACGGTGGATACCCGTGAAGCCGTCCACGCAGCGGCCCGTCGCGCCCGCACCGCGTCGCGGGTCCTCGCGCTGCTCACCACCGCGCAGAAGGATGCGGCGCTCCACGCGGCGGCCGACGCCGTGCTCGCCGCCTCCACCGACATCCTCGCCGCCAACGCCGCCGACATCGAGGCAGCCAGGGCGTCGGGCACCGAGGACTCCCTGCTAGACCGGCTGCGGCTGACGGCGGAACGGATCGAGGGCATCGCGTCCGGCCTGCGCCAGGTGGCCGGTCTGCCCGACCCGGTCGGTGAGGTGGTGCGCGGGTCCACGCTCCCCAACGGTCTCGAACTGCGTCAGCTGCGGGTTCCGCTCGGCGTGGTGGGCATGGTGTACGAGGCTCGGCCCAACGTCACCGTCGACGCGTTCGGGCTGGCCCTGAAGTCGGGCAACGCGGCCCTGCTGCGCGGGTCCTCGTCCGCGGCGAAGTCGAATGCGGCGCTGGTCGTGGCACTGCGGGCGGCACTGGCCGCGCAGCAGTTGCCGGAAGACGCGGTGCAGTTACTGCCGAGCGAGGACCGCTCCAGCGTGACGCACCTGATCCAGGCCCGCGGGCTGGTGGACGTCGTGATTCCCCGCGGCGGGGCCGGACTGATCAGCGCTGTGGTGCGCGACGCGACCGTTCCGACGATCGAGACGGGCGTCGGTAACTGCCACGTCTACGTCCACGCGGCGGCCGACCTGGAGATGGCCGAACGGATCCTGCTCAATTCCAAGACGCGGCGGCCGAGTGTCTGCAACACCGCGGAGACCGTGCTGGTCGACGCCGCGATCGCCGAGACGGCGGTGCCGAAGCTGCTGCAGGCCCTGCAGATGCACAGTGTGACCGTGCACGGGGACCTGCCCGGGCTGGTGCCCGCGACGGAGTCGGACTGGTCCGAGGAGTACCTCACGCTCGACGTGGCTCTCAAGGTCGTCGACGACCTGAACGCCGCGGTCGAGCACATCGACCGCTACGGCACCGGCCACACCGAGGCCATCGTGACGTCCGACCTCGCGGCCGCCCGCGAGTTCACCGCCCGGGTCGACGCCGCCGCCGTCATGGTCAACGCCTCCACCGCCTTCACCGACGGTGAGCAGTTCGGATTCGGCGCCGAGATCGGGATCTCCACGCAGAAACTGCACGCCCGCGGCCCGATGGGGCTGCCCGAACTGACCTCCACCAAGTGGATCGTGTGGGGAGACGGGCACACCCGCCCGGTGTAG
- the octT gene encoding diglucosylglycerate octanoyltransferase: MTSSEMDAGSGERPVLLVLADSLSYYGPKGGLPSDHPDIWPNIVARQLGWDVELVARIGWTSRDVWWALTQDPRVWSAVPRAGAVVFAVGGMDSLPSPLPTALREQLRYVRPPALRRVVRSGYQWLQPRLAPLGWPVALPPRLSVEYLESSRAALEYMRPELPVIGTLPSVHRSEAYGKVHAGRPDAVAAITTWSEEKNVPLVDLAEAVRANVFSDRGNPDGIHWGWDGHTEVAAAMLTAIRAAAVVPDSAEGAVPADPVSSGAE; encoded by the coding sequence GTGACGTCCTCTGAGATGGATGCCGGTTCCGGGGAACGCCCCGTCCTGCTCGTGCTCGCCGACTCGCTGTCGTACTACGGACCCAAGGGCGGTCTCCCGTCCGACCACCCCGATATCTGGCCCAATATCGTTGCCCGCCAACTCGGCTGGGATGTCGAGCTGGTGGCGCGGATCGGCTGGACCAGTCGCGACGTGTGGTGGGCGCTGACCCAGGACCCACGGGTGTGGTCCGCGGTTCCCCGCGCCGGCGCCGTGGTGTTCGCCGTCGGCGGCATGGATTCGCTGCCGTCCCCGCTCCCGACGGCGTTGCGGGAGCAATTGCGCTACGTCCGCCCGCCTGCGCTGCGACGCGTCGTGCGGAGCGGCTACCAGTGGCTTCAGCCCCGGCTCGCCCCGCTGGGGTGGCCGGTGGCGTTGCCGCCGCGGCTGAGTGTCGAATACCTGGAGAGCTCACGGGCGGCGCTCGAGTACATGCGCCCCGAATTGCCGGTCATCGGAACCCTGCCGTCGGTGCACCGCAGCGAGGCCTACGGCAAGGTCCACGCGGGTCGTCCCGATGCCGTCGCGGCCATCACCACGTGGTCGGAGGAGAAGAACGTGCCCCTCGTCGACCTCGCGGAGGCGGTGCGCGCCAACGTCTTCAGTGATCGGGGCAACCCGGACGGCATCCACTGGGGCTGGGACGGACACACCGAGGTGGCCGCGGCGATGCTGACCGCGATCCGCGCGGCGGCCGTCGTGCCGGACTCCGCCGAGGGCGCGGTTCCGGCCGACCCCGTGTCGAGCGGAGCCGAGTAG